The Vicinamibacteria bacterium genome segment GCGTGGAGGCGGTGCTCGTGAACGCCCCCGGGCGGGGGGGGACGTGGCGCTTCGACTTGAGCGGCCTGGGGCTCAAGGCGGGCAGCCTGCGGGTAGTGGCGGGCGAGGTGGTGCTCGCGACCCCGGACACGGTGGTGTTCCGCCTGAGTGGCCGCCCCGGAGAGCGAGTCGTCTTCTCCTTCCGGACGGAAGACGACCGCTAGAGCCTCCCCGGTTCCGCTTCGGGTATACTCGGCAGCTGAAGCTCGGAATCGATGCTGAGGAGTCAGGAGCGGTGAGTCTCCCCCGGTTTTTCGTCCACCCCTTCCGGCGCCCGCGGGGTCTTTCCCCCCTCGGCCATCTCGAGGGGCGCGTCATGGACGAGCTGTGGCGACGGCCGGAGGGGGCCTGCGTGCGCGACGTGCAGGCCGCCTTCTCGGGCACCCTGGCTTACACCACGCTCATGACCACTTTGGACCGGCTCCACCGCAAGGGCGTCCTCGATCGCCGCAAGGCGGGCCGCGCCTATGTCTACACCCCCCGCTGGAGCCGGGAGGAGCTGGAGCGCGGCCTGGCGAGCGACCTGATCGGGAGTCTTCTGGACGGGGACGCTGAGGCCGCCCAGCCCGTGCTCTCTTGCATCGTCGACGCTGTGGGTGAGCGGGACCGCCTCTTGCTCGACGAGCTGGACCGCCTGGTGAAGGAAAAACGGCGGCGGCTGGGGCAGAAGAGGGGGCTGTGATGTACGGCTTGGTTGGCCTCAGCCTCGGGTTCGCCGCCTTCCTGGTCATAGGGGGCCTAGGCTCCCTAGCCGTGGCCGCCGCCCGGCCGCGCCGGGGCTACTCCCTGTCCCCGGCGGAGGCGGGGGGGCAGGCCCGTTCGCTCTTTGCCCTGCGTCTTCTCCCCGCCGCGGCCGGGCTCGTCTTCGCCGCCGGCTTTTACGCCCCCGCCTACCTCCTTCTCGAGCCGCGCGACACCGGGGAGACGGTGAGCCCGGGTCTGGCCCTGCTCGTGGTGGCCGCGGCCGCCCTCGTCTTCACCGGTCTCCGGCGGGGCCTCAAAACGTGGGTGGCCGGGCGGCGGCTCGTCGCCGGCTGGATGCGGGGCGCACGTCCCCTCCACCTTCCCGGGCTCGCCCTCCCCGCCTACGGGATCTCCCACCCCTTCCCGGTGGTGGCGGTGGTGGGTATGTGGCGGCCCCGCCTGTTCGTGGCGGAGAGGGTCCTGGCCGGGCTCACGGGCGAGGAGTTGGCGGCCGTTCTCGCCCACGAGGAGGGCCACCTCGTGGCCCGCGACAATCTCCGGGGATTGCTCCTCCGCTGCTGCCCCGACCCGCTGGCGCTGCTACCCATAGGCGACCGTCTCTTCCGGGCGTGGACGGAGGCGGCGGAGGCGGCCGCCGATGAGCACTCGGCGCGGGCCGGCTCGCCGCGGGCGCTGGCCCTGGCGGGGGCGCTGGTCAAGGTCGCGCGCATGGCTCCCGTCGGCCAACGGGCGTCGCTTCCCGCGAGTGCTTTCCACGACGGGGCGGCCATCGTCCGGCGGGTCAAGCGGCTCCTGGATCGAACCGAAAGCAAAGAGGCTGCCACGTCGCTCCTCCGCACGCCCCGCGCCCTGGGCACGTGGGCCTTCCTCTCCGTCCTCGCCCTCTTCGGCACGAGCCCGCTGGTCCTTCGGGCCGTGCACGCGCTGACGGAGGCCGCTCTCCGCCTTCTTCGCTGAGCGCCCCGGCTCGCCACCCGTCCCGGGCGGGGAGCGGCCTCGACGACGCTAGAATGCGGACGTGGGACGGGTCCCGGCGATGAGATCCCTCGGCCTCCCGGGCTCGCTCGGCGCTCTCGCTCTCGCCGCCGCCTCGTTCTCCGCTCCCCGCGTCTCTCCCTCGGCCTCCCGGCCCCTGGCCGAGGCCGGGTATGCCCGGGACACTCTCTACTCCGTCGAGGATGGAGCGCTCGACGCCCTCCAGGACCAGTTCCGCCCCACCCTCGAGGCCAACCGCAAGGAACTCTTGGGTCAGACGGGCCAGGTGAAGGGTTTCGGGGCGGGCACCATCTACCCGCAGATCTGGCTTCGGGACAGCGCGACCCTCATTCCGGCCACTCGCTACTACTATCGCCTGGAGTACCTCACGAGCTGGATCGAGGAGCATCTCTCCCACCAGAGAACGAACGGCGAGCTCTATGACTGGATCGCGGCCGGCGACCCCGCGCCGTTTCTGGCCAACGCGCCCCGGGCCGGGCGGGTCTATCGCGCGGGGAGCATCCAGCTCTCCGCGGACAAGAACACCACCGCCGCCGACCAGGAGGCGAGCGCGGTGCTTGCGGCGGCCCAGGTTTTCGCCCTCACCGGGGACCGCTCCTGGCTCTCCAAGAAGATCGTGGGCCGGGCCCTGGTCGATCGGCTGGACGCCGCTCTGGAGTACGTGCTCACCCAACGCTTCAGCTCCACCTACGGCCTCGTCACCAGCGCCTTTACCGCCGACTGGGGGGATGTGAGCCCGATCTACCCCGACCAGCGCGTCATCTACCTGGACGAGCGGACCCCGGTCGTGGTCGGTCTCTACACGAATGCCCTCTTTGCGCGGGCGGCGGAGGAGCTGGGCGCGATGCTGGGCCGCCTAGGCGACGCCACGCGGGGGGGCCATTGGTCGGGGCAGGCCTCGCGGATCCGGACCAACATCCGACGCTTCTTGTGGGCTGAGACCGCCGGCTTCTACCGCATGCATCGGCTCTTGCCCGGGCCCGGGAAGGAAGTGACCTACGACGACGCCGACACCTTCGCGCTGGGGGGCAACGCGCTGGCCGCCCTCTACGGCCCCGCCGATCCGCCCCAGGCGGAGCGCATCTTCGCCGCGGCGGAGGATCGGCGTCGTCGCTTCGGCGTGTCCACGGTAGCGGGCGTGCTCCTGCCTCCCTACCCGCGCGGGTTCTTCAAGCACCCCATCCAGAGCGATGAGTTTACGTACCAGAACGGCGGCCAGTGGGACTGGTGGGCGGGCCGGTTCCTGCTCGCGGGCTTCGTCCGGGGGAACGCGGGCCCGGCCTCGCGCCAGCTCCGCGAGATCGCAGGCCGAGTGCAGGAAGCGGGCGGGCTCTACGAGTGGTACACCCGGGAGGGGAAGGGCCGGGGGAGCGCCCGCTACGCGGGGAGCGCGGGGGCGCTCGCGGGGGCGGTCTTTGCAGGGCTCTTTGGCCTTGACTCGAGGGCGGAGGGGCTCGCGATCACGGTGCGTCTGGGGGCGGAGCCGGGGGCGGTTCGTGCTTACGAGCCGGCCCTCGATCGCTACGTCGTGTACCGATACTCTCTCGACGACCGGAAGCGGGTGGCCCGCCTGCGCTACGAGAGCAACGCCCCCGGCCTCGGCCGGCTCGCCCTCCTCCTGCCGCTGGGAGCGGTGGCCGAACAGGTGCTCCTCGATGGGCGAGCCGTCCCCTTCACGGGGGAGGCGGTGGGGAGGGACCGTTACGCCGTCCTCCGCACGGACTGGCGGCGCCACCAACTCGAGCTGAGACTGCGCTGACGTGGCGGGGGCCAGGGGTTGGGCGGCGTTAGCGGCGGTCCTCGCCGGCCCCGTCCCCCCGGCTCCGCTTCCCTTTGGCCCCGGCGAGGACGTCTCCTTCCGGATCACGTACGCCCACCTCCTGGCCGGGCGGGCCACTCTCAGGGTGGAGCCGGGCCCGGAGGCGGGACGAGGGATGCTGCGGTTCGTGGCGGAGGCGAAGAGCGAGGGCTTTTTCTCCTGGCTCTTGGGGTTTCGGGTCGACGACCGGACGGTGGCGACCTGGGACCCTGCCGCCGGCTGCTCGCTCGGGATCGAGAAGCATCTGCGGGAAGGCCGCGCGGTTCGCGATCAGGTTGTTGTTTTTGGGCCGGGGTCGGACACGGCGGTGGTGACGGATCCCAAGATCAAGGAGACCCGCTTCGATGTTGGTCCCTGCGTTCTCGACGTGCTCTCCGCCTTCTTCGTGGCCCGGGCCCGCGGGTTGCCGGAGGGGGAGGGCCTGACCCTGCCCCTGTTCGACAACGGCCGGCGCTATGTGCTGAGCGTGCGCTTACGGGGGCGAGAGCGGCTCGACCTGCCCCCCCCGCTGGGAAAAGCCGTTCCCACCATGATCGTGGAGCCGCTCCTCCTGGAGGGAACGGGCCTCTTCGTTAAGGCGGGGCGCCTCATGATCTGGCTGACCGACGACGCCCGCCGCATCCCCGTCCGGCTCCGCTCCAAAGTGGCGATCGGGTCCGTGTCCGCCGACTTGGAAAGCTACCACGCACCCGCGGATGGCCGCCCGTAACCCATCCGCGCCCTACAGCATCACCTTGCGGTGGCGGGCCACTTCCTCCTCGTAGTACTTCCGGTAGAGGACCTCCCACTCGTCGGACCCCTCTACGATCGGGCGCTTCTGGCTCTCGATCTTGCGGCGCACGAGGGCATCGATGGCCTCGTCCGCCTTCATCTCGTCGGAGATCAGCTTCACCATCTCCTGGCGGATCTCCTGGGGGTCGGCGAAGTACTCCACCTCTTCGTCCGCGTCGAGCTGGCTAAGGATGAGGTGGGACAGGCGGAGGATCTTCTCCCGGGAGAGCTTCATCGTTCCCCCCCTCCGCTCACAGAATAATCCCCTTCTCCCGCGCCATCTTCTTCTTGAGCATCTTGAACATCTCCGTGTAGGTGACGTTCGAGCGCTCCATCTCCGAGGCGTGCTGGATCAGCACCTCCCGCACCTCTTCGTTCAAGCGGTCCTCGATCTGCAGCTCCTCGGTGATCACCCGGGCAATGCCGTCCACGATGCGGGGCTCGGAGTCGATCTGCAGCTTGCCTTCTCCCACGAGCGTCTTCACGATCTTTCGGGAGACGTATTGAATCTCTTCCGCGGTGAGGCGCATGGCTCCGGGAGTATAGCATCCGGGGGCCGTGGTATCCTCGGGCGCCCATGTCCTTCGACCTCGTTCGCCATCCCCTGGTGGAGGATTGCTTGGCCCGGCTGCGGGATAGGGCCACACCACCGGACGAGTTTCGACGGCTCGCCCGGCGGGTGAGCTTGGTCCTCACCATCGAGGCCACCCGCGACCTCGCCCTGAAGGAGGGCATGGTAGAGACGCCCCTGGAGACCGCACCCGCGCGCCGGCTGGCCCCGCGCGTGGTGGCGGTGCCCGTGCTGCGGGCGGGCCTGGGGATGATGGACGCTTTCCTGGAGCTCGTGCCCCAGGCGGAGGTTGGCTATTTCGGCCTGGAGCGCAACGAGGAGACGGCGGTAGCCCGCCGCTACTACGAGAAGGTTCCCAAGAACCTGGGGGACGCCCTCGTCTTTCTGCTCGACCCCATGCTGGCCACGGGGGGATCGGCGGCGATGGCGGTGGACGGTCTGCGGGGGCTGGGCGCGAAGGAGGTCCGCCTGCTCTGCATCGTGGCCGCTCCCGAGGGCGTGGCCCACTTGGCCGCCGTCGCGCCCGCGGCGAGGATCTACTGTGCGGCGCTCGACCGTACCCTCAACGACCGCAAATACATCCTTCCTGGACTGGGGGACTTCGGGGACCGCCTCTTCCGGACCTGAGCCCGTCCCCGGGGCCTTGCTGGGCGCGCGACCGACGGCTCGGAACGCGATGTTTCCATTGACGATGGATCGGGCCCTGGCATAGGCTTTAGGCCCCCCATGCCGCAGATTTTCCACCACAGCACCAACACCCTGTCCCGGGTGAGCATCTTTGGAGCCGTGTTCATGGGAGCGGCGGGCTTGTGGCTGATCCTGGAGATCAACCGCTCGCCCTACGTGACCCGGGCCTTCGAGGCTCGCGAGCAACCTGTGCCCTTCTCCCATGCCCACCACGTCGGCGGCATAGGCATAGAGTGCCGGTACTGTCACACTGCCGTCGACCGGTCCGCGGTGGCGGGCATCCCGCCCACCAAGACGTGCATGAACTGCCACTCCCAGATTTGGTCCCAGAGCCCGACCCTTGAGCCGGTGCGGGCCAGCTTCCGCACCGACACCTCCCTGGAGTGGACGAGGGTGCACGACCTTCCCGACTTCGTCTATTTCAACCACAGCGCCCACGTGAACAAGGGGATCGGCTGCTCGACCTGCCACGGGCGCGTGGATAGGATGCCCCTCACCTGGCAGGTGCATTCGCTGCAGATGGAGTGGTGCCTGGAATGCCACCGGCAGCCCGAGAAATACGTGCGCCCGAAGGCGGAGGTGTACAACATCGCCTACGAGGCCCCCGCCGACCAACTCGAGCGGGGGCGGAGGCTGGTCCGCGAGTACGGCATTCACACCCGCGTCTCTTGCTCGACCTGCCACCGATGAGCATCGATCCCAAGTCCATCCCCTCCGCGCCCATTGAGCTTCTCGGCACGCGCCGAGGTCTGGACGGCCCCGGGGGGCCCCGCTTCTGGAAGAGCCTGGACGAGCTCGCGGAGACCCAGGAATTCCGAGAGTTCGTGCACCGCGAGTTCCCCGAGCAGGCCTCCCAGTTCGAGGACCCCGAAGGCCGGCGCGAGTTCCTCAAGATCATGGGGGCCTCCCTGGCCCTGGCCGGTCTCGGTGCCTGTACCCGCCAACCCCAGGAGACCATCCTCCCCTATGTGAAGCAGCCGGAGCAGGTCGTCCCTGGCCGCTCCCTCTTCTTCGCTAGCGCGGTGACGCTGGGCGGCTACGCCAAGGGCGTGCTGGTAGAGAGCCACGAGGGGCGGCCCACCAAGGTTGAGGGCAACCCCGACCACCCCCAGAGCCTGGGCGCCACCGATGTCTTTGGCCAAGCCCACGTCCTCGGCCTCTACGACCCGGACCGGGCCCAGACCGTGAAGTTCTACGGTGAGGTGCGCACCTGGGCCGTTTTCAACGAGGCCCTGCGCGCCGCCCTCGAGAAACAGCGGGGCAGCCGGGGCGCGGGCCTGCGGTTCCTGAGCGGCACCGTCACCTCCCCGACCCTGCGCACACAGCTGGAGGGGATCCTGGCCGAGTTCCCGGCCGCCCGCTGGCACCAGTACGAGCCGGCCGGCCGGGACAACGTGCGCGCGGGCGCGATCCTGGCCTTCGGCGAACCCGTGGAGGCCCAATACCGGCTGGAGCGGGCGGACGTGATCCTCTCCCTGGACCAGGATTTCGTGGGCAGCGGTCCCGCGAACCTGAGGCTCGTGCGCGAGTTCGCCTCCCGGCGCCGGGTGCAGGGCGAGCGCGCGGAGATGAACCGGCTCTACGTGGTGGAGTCAACGGTCTCCGCGGCGGGTGCGGTCGCCGACCACCGGCTGCCCCTGCGGGCCTCCGAGGTTGAGGGCTTCGCGCGGGCGGTGGCGGCGGCCCTGGGTCTGCCCGTGGAGGGGGGAACCTCCGCCCACGCGGCCTTCATCGCCGCCCTCGCAAAGGATCTCCGCACGCGGGCGGGGGCCTCGCTGGTGATGGCGGGCGAGGGCCAGCCCCCGGCCGTCCACGCCCTGGCCCATGCCATGAACCAGGCGCTCGGCAGCGTCGGCAAGACCGTGGTCTACACGGACCCCCCGGAAGCCAAGAGCGAGGACCAGCTCGCCTCCCTCAAGGAATTGGGGGCAGACATGGAGGCGGGCCGGGTGGAGCTGCTGATCATCCTGGGCAGCAACCCCGTCTACAACGCCCCCGCCGACCTCGAGTTCGCGAGGAGGATGGATAAGGTGGGGCTGCGCATCCACCTCGGGCTCTACGAGGACGAGACGGGGGAACGCTGCCACTGGACCCTGCCCGAGGCCCACCCCCTCGAGGCCTGGAGCGACGCCCGGGCCGTGGACGGCACCGTTTCCATCCTCCAGCCCCTGATCGCACCCCTCTACGGCGGGAGGTCGGCCCACGAGGTCCTGGCCGCCTTTGGGGACCCACCGGACCAGGCGGGCTACGACATCGTGCGCGAGCATTGGCGAGCCCGGGGCCTGGCCGCCGACTTCGAGAAGCGCTGGGCGCGGGCCCTTCACGACGGTGTCGTCGCGGGGTCGGCCCTCCCCGAGAAGCGCGTCACCCTGAAGATCGGCCCGTGGTCGAGGCCGGCCGACGCCGCCCCCGCGGGCGGCCTGGAGATAGTGTTCCGACCCGATCCCAGCGTGTGGGACGGGAGCTTCGCCAACAATGGCTGGCTGCAGGAGTTGCCCAAGCCGCTCACCAAGCTTACCTGGGAGAACGCCGCCCTTCTGAGCCCGGCGACGGCGGCGAGGCTCGGCCTGCCCTCCCCCCAGGAGACGAGCAGGGGCGCGGTGAGCCCGATCATAGAGCTCCAGTACAAAGAGCGCCGGCTGCGGGCCCCGGCCTGGATCGTTCCCGGCCACCCCGACGATTCGGTGACCGTCCACCTTGGCTATGGCCGGACACGGGTGGGACGGGTCGGCAACGGCGCCGGCTTCAGCGCCTACGCCCTCCGCACGAGCGGGGCCCCCTGGTTCGACTCCGGCCTCGAGGTCCGGGGCACCGGCGAGACCACCCGGCTGGCCTGCACCCAGAACCACTGGAGCATGGAGGGCCGGCACCCGGTGCGGGTGGCGGCCACAACCGCCGACTATGACCGGAAACCCCACTTCGCCCGGGAGATGGGCGAGGACCCCCGACCCGGCTCCTCCCTCTTCCCGCCCCACAAGTACGAGGGACACGCCTGGGGCATGGCCATCGACCTGAACGCGTGCGTGGGCTGCAACGCGTGTGTCACCGCCTGCCAGTCCGAGAACAACATCCCGGTGGTGGGCAAGGATCAGGTGGCCCGGGGCCGGGAGATGCACTGGATCCGGGTGGACCGCTACTACGAGGGTGATCCCGGCCGCTCGGAGACCATCGAGGCCTATCACCAGCCCCTCCCCTGCATGCATTGCGAGAACGCCCCCTGCGAGGTGGTGTGCCCGGTGGCGGCGACCGTGCACAGCGACGAGGGGCTCAACGAGATGGTCTACAACCGCTGCGTGGGAACGCGGTACTGCTCCAACAACTGTCCCTACAAGGTGCGCCGCTTCAACTTCTTTCTCTACCAGGATTGGGACACGCCCAGCCTGAAGATGATGCGGAACCCGGACGTGACCGTGCGCAGCCGGGGCGTGATGGAGAAGTGCACGTACTGCGTGCAGCGCATCAACCGGGCCCGCATCGAGGCCAAGAACGAAGGGCGCGGGATCCGGGAGGGGGAGATCAAGACCGCGTGCCAGTCGGTCTGCCCGGCCGAGGCCATCGTGTTCGGGGACGTGAACGACCCCAAGAGCCGGGTCTCCCGGCTCAAGGCCGAGCCCCGGAACTACGGCCTCCTGAGCGAGCTGCAGACCCAGCCCCGCACCACCTACCTGGCGGCCGTGCGCAACCCCAACCCGGAGATCTCCCGTGGGTAGCGCGGAGCAACCGATCATCGGTCCTGGCCACACCTACGGCAGCGTCACCGACAAGATCAGCAGTCTTGTCCTCAAGCGCCGGACCCCGCTCGGCTGGTTCATCGGGGTGAGCATCGCCTCCACCCTGTTCCTGGGCCTCCTCTTCAGCCTGGCCGCCCTCCTCTTAAAAGGGGTCGGCCTCTTTGGTATCACCATCCCCATCGGCTGGGGCTTCGACATCGTCAACTTTGTTTGGTGGATCGGGATCGGCCATGCGGGGACCCTGATCTCCGCCATCCTCCTCCTCCTCCGGCAGGAGTGGCGGACCTCCATCAACCGCTTTGCCGAGGCCATGACCTTGTTCGCGGTGGCCTGCGCAGGCGTCTATCCGATCTTCCACATGGGCCGGCCGTGGGTGGGGGCTTATTGGCTCATGCCCTACCCCAACACCATGGGGCTCTGGCCCAACTTTCGGAGCCCGCTCATCTGGGACGTGTTCGCGGTCTCCACCTACGCCACCGTCTCCGCCCTCTTCTGGTTCGTGGGCCTCATCCCCGACCTGGCCACCCTGCGCGACCGGGCCCGGAGCCGGGCCTGGCAGATCGTCTACGGGATCCTGGCCATGGGTTGGCGCGGGTCGGCCAAGCACTGGCACAACTACGAGACCGCCTACCTCCTGCTGGCCGGGCTGGCCACGCCCCTGGTCGTCTCCGTCCACACCGTAGTGAGCTTCGACTTCGCGGTCGGGGTTGTGCCCGGCTGGCACGCCACAGTCTTCCCGCCCTACTTCGTGGCGGGGGCCGTCTACGGGGGGTTCGCCATGGTTCTCACCCTAGCCATCCCCCTCCGCAAGGCCTATGGGCTCGAGGACTTCATCACCCTCCGCCACCTCGAGAACATGGCCAAGGTGATGATGGCGACCGGCCTGATCGTGGCCTATGGCTACATGATCGAGGCCTTCATGGCCTGGTACAGCGGCAACCCCTACGAGACCTACATGATCTGGAACCGCATGACCGGGCCCTACCGACATATGTACTGGGCCCTGATATTCTGCAACGTCTTCACTCCCAACCTCCTTTGGGTGAAGAACCTCCGCACCAGCGTCCCCTTCCTTTTCGTGGTGTCGTTGGTCGTGAGCGTGGGCATGTGGCTGGAGCGGTTCGTCATCATCGTGACCAGCCTGCACCGCGACTTCTTGCCCTCCTCCTGGGGGATGTACTCGGGGACTTATGTGGATTGGTCCACCTTCGTGGGTACGATCGGGCTCTTCCTGACCCTTCTGTTCCTCTTCGTGCGCTTCCTGCCCGTGATCTCGATCTTCGAGATGCGGACCATCCTCCCCGGGGCCGCGGTGGGGGGGGAGAAGCCGTGAGCGTCCGCCCGCCGATTTACGGTCTGCTGGCCGAGTTCCGCACCGGGGCCGAGGTGGTGGCGGCGGCCCGGGGCGTGCGCGAGGCGGGGTACCGGAGGGTGGACGGCTATTCGCCCTTCCCGATCGAGGAGCTCTCGGAGGCGTTGCACTTCCATAAGTCCCACCTGCCCAAGATCGTCCTCGGGGGCGGCATCCTCGGGGCCTTCGCGGGCTGGGCCCTGCAGTACTGGTCTTCGGTGATCGCCTATCCCCTGAACATCGGGGGGCGGCCCTTCAATGCCTGGCCGGCCTTCATCGTGCCCGCCTTCGAGACCACCATCCTCTTCGCGGCGGGTTCGGCGGTG includes the following:
- a CDS encoding BlaI/MecI/CopY family transcriptional regulator, with translation MSLPRFFVHPFRRPRGLSPLGHLEGRVMDELWRRPEGACVRDVQAAFSGTLAYTTLMTTLDRLHRKGVLDRRKAGRAYVYTPRWSREELERGLASDLIGSLLDGDAEAAQPVLSCIVDAVGERDRLLLDELDRLVKEKRRRLGQKRGL
- a CDS encoding M48 family metalloprotease; protein product: MYGLVGLSLGFAAFLVIGGLGSLAVAAARPRRGYSLSPAEAGGQARSLFALRLLPAAAGLVFAAGFYAPAYLLLEPRDTGETVSPGLALLVVAAAALVFTGLRRGLKTWVAGRRLVAGWMRGARPLHLPGLALPAYGISHPFPVVAVVGMWRPRLFVAERVLAGLTGEELAAVLAHEEGHLVARDNLRGLLLRCCPDPLALLPIGDRLFRAWTEAAEAAADEHSARAGSPRALALAGALVKVARMAPVGQRASLPASAFHDGAAIVRRVKRLLDRTESKEAATSLLRTPRALGTWAFLSVLALFGTSPLVLRAVHALTEAALRLLR
- a CDS encoding DUF3108 domain-containing protein; amino-acid sequence: MAGARGWAALAAVLAGPVPPAPLPFGPGEDVSFRITYAHLLAGRATLRVEPGPEAGRGMLRFVAEAKSEGFFSWLLGFRVDDRTVATWDPAAGCSLGIEKHLREGRAVRDQVVVFGPGSDTAVVTDPKIKETRFDVGPCVLDVLSAFFVARARGLPEGEGLTLPLFDNGRRYVLSVRLRGRERLDLPPPLGKAVPTMIVEPLLLEGTGLFVKAGRLMIWLTDDARRIPVRLRSKVAIGSVSADLESYHAPADGRP
- a CDS encoding DUF507 family protein, with the protein product MKLSREKILRLSHLILSQLDADEEVEYFADPQEIRQEMVKLISDEMKADEAIDALVRRKIESQKRPIVEGSDEWEVLYRKYYEEEVARHRKVML
- a CDS encoding DUF507 family protein, which gives rise to MRLTAEEIQYVSRKIVKTLVGEGKLQIDSEPRIVDGIARVITEELQIEDRLNEEVREVLIQHASEMERSNVTYTEMFKMLKKKMAREKGIIL
- the upp gene encoding uracil phosphoribosyltransferase; translation: MSFDLVRHPLVEDCLARLRDRATPPDEFRRLARRVSLVLTIEATRDLALKEGMVETPLETAPARRLAPRVVAVPVLRAGLGMMDAFLELVPQAEVGYFGLERNEETAVARRYYEKVPKNLGDALVFLLDPMLATGGSAAMAVDGLRGLGAKEVRLLCIVAAPEGVAHLAAVAPAARIYCAALDRTLNDRKYILPGLGDFGDRLFRT
- a CDS encoding cytochrome c3 family protein → MPQIFHHSTNTLSRVSIFGAVFMGAAGLWLILEINRSPYVTRAFEAREQPVPFSHAHHVGGIGIECRYCHTAVDRSAVAGIPPTKTCMNCHSQIWSQSPTLEPVRASFRTDTSLEWTRVHDLPDFVYFNHSAHVNKGIGCSTCHGRVDRMPLTWQVHSLQMEWCLECHRQPEKYVRPKAEVYNIAYEAPADQLERGRRLVREYGIHTRVSCSTCHR
- a CDS encoding TAT-variant-translocated molybdopterin oxidoreductase gives rise to the protein MSIDPKSIPSAPIELLGTRRGLDGPGGPRFWKSLDELAETQEFREFVHREFPEQASQFEDPEGRREFLKIMGASLALAGLGACTRQPQETILPYVKQPEQVVPGRSLFFASAVTLGGYAKGVLVESHEGRPTKVEGNPDHPQSLGATDVFGQAHVLGLYDPDRAQTVKFYGEVRTWAVFNEALRAALEKQRGSRGAGLRFLSGTVTSPTLRTQLEGILAEFPAARWHQYEPAGRDNVRAGAILAFGEPVEAQYRLERADVILSLDQDFVGSGPANLRLVREFASRRRVQGERAEMNRLYVVESTVSAAGAVADHRLPLRASEVEGFARAVAAALGLPVEGGTSAHAAFIAALAKDLRTRAGASLVMAGEGQPPAVHALAHAMNQALGSVGKTVVYTDPPEAKSEDQLASLKELGADMEAGRVELLIILGSNPVYNAPADLEFARRMDKVGLRIHLGLYEDETGERCHWTLPEAHPLEAWSDARAVDGTVSILQPLIAPLYGGRSAHEVLAAFGDPPDQAGYDIVREHWRARGLAADFEKRWARALHDGVVAGSALPEKRVTLKIGPWSRPADAAPAGGLEIVFRPDPSVWDGSFANNGWLQELPKPLTKLTWENAALLSPATAARLGLPSPQETSRGAVSPIIELQYKERRLRAPAWIVPGHPDDSVTVHLGYGRTRVGRVGNGAGFSAYALRTSGAPWFDSGLEVRGTGETTRLACTQNHWSMEGRHPVRVAATTADYDRKPHFAREMGEDPRPGSSLFPPHKYEGHAWGMAIDLNACVGCNACVTACQSENNIPVVGKDQVARGREMHWIRVDRYYEGDPGRSETIEAYHQPLPCMHCENAPCEVVCPVAATVHSDEGLNEMVYNRCVGTRYCSNNCPYKVRRFNFFLYQDWDTPSLKMMRNPDVTVRSRGVMEKCTYCVQRINRARIEAKNEGRGIREGEIKTACQSVCPAEAIVFGDVNDPKSRVSRLKAEPRNYGLLSELQTQPRTTYLAAVRNPNPEISRG
- the nrfD gene encoding NrfD/PsrC family molybdoenzyme membrane anchor subunit — encoded protein: MGSAEQPIIGPGHTYGSVTDKISSLVLKRRTPLGWFIGVSIASTLFLGLLFSLAALLLKGVGLFGITIPIGWGFDIVNFVWWIGIGHAGTLISAILLLLRQEWRTSINRFAEAMTLFAVACAGVYPIFHMGRPWVGAYWLMPYPNTMGLWPNFRSPLIWDVFAVSTYATVSALFWFVGLIPDLATLRDRARSRAWQIVYGILAMGWRGSAKHWHNYETAYLLLAGLATPLVVSVHTVVSFDFAVGVVPGWHATVFPPYFVAGAVYGGFAMVLTLAIPLRKAYGLEDFITLRHLENMAKVMMATGLIVAYGYMIEAFMAWYSGNPYETYMIWNRMTGPYRHMYWALIFCNVFTPNLLWVKNLRTSVPFLFVVSLVVSVGMWLERFVIIVTSLHRDFLPSSWGMYSGTYVDWSTFVGTIGLFLTLLFLFVRFLPVISIFEMRTILPGAAVGGEKP
- a CDS encoding DUF3341 domain-containing protein: MSVRPPIYGLLAEFRTGAEVVAAARGVREAGYRRVDGYSPFPIEELSEALHFHKSHLPKIVLGGGILGAFAGWALQYWSSVIAYPLNIGGRPFNAWPAFIVPAFETTILFAAGSAVLGMLALNGLPQPYHPVFNAPRFALATRDRFFICVEATDPRFDRAETRTLLERLGASEVSEVEH